TACACACCGTTGACTGCCTCAGAAATACTTCTTAAAAATGCATCCTGAAATGCAGCAGACAATATATTCTTCGCTGCATCCGCCTTCCCAACTGAAACCGATAAATTCTGATCGGTCTCATTGAATTCGGCTTTGACCTTTTCTGCAAAAGCATTTACAAAAGTTTCAAAATCCCGGGCATTGTTCTCTGCAACAACAACAGAAGCCACAGACTCTCTCGGGATGGCATTCCTTAATCCACCGCCATCAATGGTTGCAACGTGCGCTCCGAATTTTCCCGCAGCATCCGTGAGGATACGATTCATGATCTTATTCGCATTGCCCCTACCACGGTGGATATCCATTCCTGAATGCCCACCCGTTAATCCTTTGACAGAAATCTGATAGGTCAGGTGGTTCTCCGGAGTTGGTACTACGTCATAGGTTCCGGTTGCCGTTACGTCAATTCCTCCGGCGCAACCGATGGTCAGCTCGTCATCATCTTCAGTATCCAGGTTCAACAGGATCTTTCCATCCAACAAACCTCCTTTCAGATTGAGCGCGCCGGTCATTCCGGTTTCTTCATCAATGGTGAACAGCGCTTCTACCGCCGGGTGAGCAATGGCATCCGAGGCCAGAACCGCCATGATGGATGCTACGCCGATGCCGTTATCCGCACCGAGCGTGGTGCCTTTCGCTTTGACCCAATCATCTTCCACAAACATCTCAATGCCCTGGGTATTAAAATCAAAATCGGT
The window above is part of the Flavobacteriales bacterium genome. Proteins encoded here:
- a CDS encoding aminoacyl-histidine dipeptidase; this translates as MPKSVRELEPKEMWNHFADLNAVPRPSKKEERVREFMVRFGERLGLETIQDEIGNVIIKKPATPGMEDKQTIVLQSHLDMVHQKNATTDFDFNTQGIEMFVEDDWVKAKGTTLGADNGIGVASIMAVLASDAIAHPAVEALFTIDEETGMTGALNLKGGLLDGKILLNLDTEDDDELTIGCAGGIDVTATGTYDVVPTPENHLTYQISVKGLTGGHSGMDIHRGRGNANKIMNRILTDAAGKFGAHVATIDGGGLRNAIPRESVASVVVAENNARDFETFVNAFAEKVKAEFNETDQNLSVSVGKADAAKNILSAAFQDAFLRSISEAVNGVYKMSPAIEGLVQTSNNVARILVKDGEYTVMCLTRSSVDEEKMELANVLKATLEQPGAEVTFAGSYPGWTPKPEVAIVKIMDNLYRELYKEEPKVSACHAGLECGILGANYPEMEMISFGPNIRGAHSPDEKVQISSVHKYWKLFLETLKRIPQN